A single window of Solenopsis invicta isolate M01_SB chromosome 3, UNIL_Sinv_3.0, whole genome shotgun sequence DNA harbors:
- the LOC120357318 gene encoding uncharacterized protein LOC120357318, with product MEDRIQSILARVLPAILDEMGLPFKKPGAPIGRTTTQKGRTGQLGNTGLAPDPRARVEQSPSQNLEPSEQPWTIVVSKTAKKAAKKAEKRPGKESLGAPSTVDPPKGASNPAMQRGESKRATGPAPPKKGRTEPPRTSGSTKMRPPNTAAVSITCIDRESYAEVMRLARSEIDLEALEIRDLRPRRAITGGLILEIRGSGNGEKADALADQLREVTAHRSDDVADAVGKTGGCPTQQVKVGEICRASNGMGTCWVRCPMGAGKAVLAAPRLKVGWSSCRAVLLPPRGLQCFRCFANGHTQANCSSQVDRSGCCYRCGNPGHQCLAERGGGLAIAADPYRIPEDNPNWVGDTLGRVATVSQHARDAPPMLPVESGEGFVLVEWGPIDILGCYFPPSLTLGEYETALERAGECIARRSPKPIIVGGDFNAHARAWGSPNTNSRGRCTLEWAAGLDLGLLNRGRVSTFVGGRGESIVDLTWASPGALGRVSAWRVEAAPLGELTDHRLIEMVVASPPAEVRARVRRQKADKRWVLRKLDQEALEDSLATSTWAERGQDAGAEAETEWLCDAMSRACDASMPRSRPRAKRATYWWSEELAQLRRAMVAARRAYTRACGRGTEADEIEMRAALKEARKALRAAIRRAKAEAWEEFISGLTRDPWGRPYKMAKQRTSPYARPRRSLRQGLGPGRYDNRAGPKEGPDTMLKRRNLPQEVEEGQACPAQEARQASGGPVCVQAPLHAGRCGQNL from the exons ATGGAGGACAGAATCCAGAGCATTCTGGCTAGAGTCCTCCCGGCGATACTCGATGAAATGGGTCTCCCGTTCAAGAAGCCCGGGGCCCCTATTGGTAGGACGACTACCCAGAAAGGGCGCACCGGCCAACTTGGTAACACTGGACTGGCGCCAGACCCTCGCGCGAGGGTCGAACAATCACCCTCACAAAACCTAGAGCCGAGCGAGCAGCCTTGGACCATTGTAGTTTCCAAGACTGCAAAGAAGGCCGCCAAGAAGGCCGAGAAGCGGCCGGGGAAGGAATCTTTGGGCGCCCCCTCTACGGTGGATCCCCCAAAGGGGGCTAGTAACCCGGCTATGCAGAGGGGAGAAAGCAAGAGGGCTACTGGGCCCGCTCCCCCCAAAAAAGGAAGGACGGAGCCCCCCAGAACCTCGGGGTCAACCAAGATGAGGCCACCTAATACGGCGGCTGTCTCGATTACGTGCATCGACAGAGAGTCGTACGCCGAAGTAATGAGACTGGCCAGAAGCGAAATAGATCTCGAAGCATTAGAGATTAGAGACCTAAGACCCCGCAGGGCCATCACCGGCGGCCTTATACTTGAAATACGGGGCAGCGGAAACGGCGAAAAGGCTGACGCCTTAGCCGACCAGCTCCGGGAGGTTACGGCCCACCGCAGCGAC GACGTTGCGGACGCTGTGGGAAAGACTGGGGGCTGCCCCACGCAGCAAGTAAAGGTCGGAGAAATCTGTAGAGCTTCAAACGGCATGGGCACATGCTGGGTGCGGTGCCCGATGGGGGCCGGAAAGGCAGTCTTGGCCGCCCCACGATTAAAAGTGGGGTGGTCAAGCTGCAGAGCGGTGCTCCTTCCCCCGAGAGGATTACAATGTTTCCGATGCTTTGCCAATGGCCATACACAGGCCAACTGCAGCAGCCAGGTCGACAGATCTGGCTGCTGCTATAGGTGTGGCAACCCGGGCCACCAG TGCCTGGCGGAGAGAGGAGGAGGGCTGGCTATCGCCGCTGACCCCTACAGGATCCCCGAAGACAACCCGAATTGGGTCGGGGATACCCTGGGCAGGGTGGCGACAGTCAGCCAGCACGCGCGCGATGCTCCGCCGATGCTTCCGGTGGAGTCCGGCGAGGGCTTCGTCCTAGTTGAGTGGGGTCCCATCGACATTCTGGGGTGCTACTTCCCCCCCAGTCTAACGCTGGGGGAGTACGAGACGGCTCTGGAGCGGGCGGGAGAGTGCATCGCTAGGCGCTCTCCCAAACCCATCATCGTGGGGGGGGACTTCAACGCCCATGCTAGGGCTTGGGGGTCCCCGAACACGAACTCCAGAGGCCGTTGCACCCTGGAGTGGGCGGCAGGGCTTGACCTCGGTCTATTAAACCGAGGTCGGGTCAGCACCTTCGTGGGTGGCCGCGGAGAGTCCATCGTGGATCTCACGTGGGCCTCTCCGGGCGCCCTTGGTAGGGTCAGTGCCTGGAGAGTGGAGGCCGCTCCCCTCGGGGAGCTCACAGATCATCGTCTGATAGAGATGGTAGTGGCCTCCCCACCCGCGGAGGTGCGGGCAAGGGTGCGCCGCCAGAAGGCCGATAAAAGATGGGTCCTCCGGAAGCTCGATCAGGAGGCCCTCGAGGACAGCCTCGCGACTTCAACGTGGGCTGAACGGGGACAGGACGCCGGAGCGGAAGCGGAGACCGAATGGCTTTGCGACGCCATGTCGCGCGCGTGCGATGCCTCCATGCCCCGGAGCCGACCAAGGGCAAAACGCGCGACCTACTGGTGGTCCGAGGAGCTCGCCCAATTAAGGCGGGCCATGGTGGCTGCCAGGAGGGCCTACACGCGCGCCTGTGGCCGGGGCACGGAGGCAGACGAGATAGAGATGAGAGCGGCCCTGAAGGAAGCCCGCAAGGCTCTCAGGGCTGCCATCCGTCGGGCGAAGGCCGAGGCCTGGGAGGAGTTTATCTCAGGCCTCACGAGGGACCCATGGGGGAGGCCATATAAAATGGCC AAACAAAGGACGAGCCCGTACGCCCGGCCCAGACGGAGTCTACGGCAAGGTCTGGGTCCGGGCCGCTACGATAATCGGGCAGGACCTAAAGAGGGTCCTGACACTATGCTTAAGAGAAGGAATCTTCCCCAGGAAGTGGAAGAGGGCCAGGCTTGTCCTGCTCAAGAAGCCAGGCAAGCCAGCGGAGGACCCGTctgcgtacaggcccctctgcaTGCTGGACGATGCGGGCAAAATCTTTGA
- the LOC120357319 gene encoding uncharacterized protein LOC120357319: MTSPRGPWRRGGREPVGGRSKRGATTSCKTCRQWAPVLEAVLPHLEEWVDRPWGGLTYRLTQVLTGHGCFGEYLCRIEKEPTAQCHHCPAEVDSAQHTLEHCPAWEGLRGVLKDEIGEDLSLGAVIGKMVFRESSWKAVAFFCEQVMLQKEAAERERER, encoded by the coding sequence ATGACATCGCCCCGAGGACCTTGGCGTCGTGGAGGGAGAGAGCCCGTCGGCGGGCGATCGAAGCGTGGCGCGACCACCTCGTGCAAAACCTGCCGACAGTGGGCACCCGTCCTGGAGGCCGTCCTCCCCCACCTGGAGGAGTGGGTGGACCGTCCTTGGGGCGGTCTCACTTACAGGctgacacaggtgctcaccggacatGGATGTTTCGGTGAATACCTGTGTCGTATCGAGAAAGAGCCGACGGCGCAATGCCACCATTGCCCAGCAGAAgtggactccgcgcagcacacccTCGAACACTGCCCAGCGTGGGAGGGGCTGCGCGGAGTCTTAAAAGACGAGATCGGAGAGGATCTCTCCCTGGGGGCCGTCATAGGCAAGATGGTCTTCAGGGAGAGTAGTTGGAAGGCGGTCGCCTTCTTCTGCGAACAGGTTATGTTGCAGAAGGAGgcggcagagagagagagggagagatag
- the LOC120357203 gene encoding acrosin-like yields the protein MVRRAIQKERRRMYAGGYASYQAYVPPAYAAPPPLPPMQHPMPMMPPPPPPPTPTPHTYGYYYRYQ from the coding sequence ATGGTGCGGCGGGCGATACAGAAGGAAAGGAGGCGGATGTATGCTGGAGGATACGCATCATATCAAGCGTACGTTCCTCCAGCATACGCAGCACCGCCTCCTTTGCCGCCGATGCAACATCCAATGCCAATgatgccaccgccgccgccgccgccaacgCCAACACCACATACATATGGTTATTACTACCGATATCaataa